The Mycobacterium seoulense genome has a window encoding:
- a CDS encoding flavin-containing monooxygenase, producing the protein MTDTAGTDRPTPDVDVVVVGAGIAGLYLAYRLSRAGYRFRVFEAADDIGGTWYWNRYPGARVDVPSVDYMFSFDPDWRRDWQWSEKYATQPEILRYLNHVADKHDLRRHITFSTRVQQARWDDDASLWRVRTDGGDVTSRFVVMATGCLSMPKPAEIDGLERFAGEVYFTNRWPHERVDFTGKRVAVIGTGSSGVQSIPVIAQEARELVVFQRTPNFSIPARNGPLSPEKLAQLANESEYRAAARVSWGGIPGERSIVPTFSVSESERQERFERAWEGGLLFDTFTVFADVLSNPAANHEFAEFFRNKIRSIVDDPQTAADLCPTDHPIGTKRPCLDTNYYATYNLPHVRLVNVRKHPIRQVTETGIDTAGESFTFDAIVFATGFDAVTGAITAVDFRGRNDLSLKDKWANGPQTYLGLTTVGFPNLFFITGPGSPSVLSNMAVSIETHADWVLDCLGYLGAGGFDVIEPTEMAEAGWTQHVNDCADITLYPAANSWYMGANVPGKPRVFLPYCAGVDFYRLSCDEVVARDYLGFRLSGPDGSRCTDGVVRRLQPDVEMVLMEAVALDLPPMESMPVADARAFYAQMSEALPPGPDVGEIVDGVLPGAAGDLAYRLYRPPTPGPHPIVVYFHGGGYVLGDAISDDPLCRDLCVRSGAALISVDYRHAPEHRFPAAVDDGMAAVRWVADNARALGGIPGELAVCGWSAGGGIAAVVCQLARDLGGPNIVGQVLLAPCTSGDTVRASFAENADGYGLTTPLMQWFYDHYIDVADRSDPRFAPLLAADLSGLPPAIVVTAEFDPVRDDGEAYAAALKAAGVPTKYVCARGHTHQSPAMVDVVISGAPVRAQMADALRRFFAETRVSQPAS; encoded by the coding sequence ATGACCGATACAGCCGGGACAGACCGACCGACGCCGGACGTCGACGTCGTCGTAGTGGGCGCAGGTATCGCAGGCCTTTATCTCGCCTATCGCCTCAGCCGCGCCGGATATCGATTTCGCGTATTCGAGGCGGCCGACGACATCGGCGGCACGTGGTACTGGAACCGGTATCCGGGCGCCCGGGTCGATGTGCCGAGCGTCGACTACATGTTCAGCTTCGATCCCGACTGGCGGCGTGACTGGCAGTGGTCGGAGAAGTACGCCACCCAGCCGGAGATCCTGCGTTATCTGAACCATGTCGCCGACAAGCACGACCTGCGCCGCCACATCACCTTCTCGACGCGGGTCCAGCAGGCACGCTGGGACGACGATGCGTCGCTATGGCGTGTGCGGACCGACGGCGGCGACGTCACCTCGCGTTTCGTCGTGATGGCCACGGGCTGTCTCTCCATGCCCAAGCCGGCCGAGATCGACGGACTCGAGCGGTTCGCCGGTGAGGTCTACTTCACCAACCGCTGGCCACACGAGCGGGTCGATTTCACGGGTAAGCGGGTGGCAGTGATCGGCACGGGTTCTTCTGGCGTTCAATCGATTCCGGTCATCGCCCAGGAAGCGCGAGAGCTGGTGGTGTTTCAGCGCACGCCGAATTTTTCGATCCCGGCGCGCAATGGTCCGTTGTCGCCCGAGAAGCTCGCGCAACTCGCGAATGAGTCGGAATACCGCGCGGCGGCGCGGGTGTCGTGGGGCGGCATTCCAGGGGAACGCAGCATCGTCCCGACATTCAGCGTCTCGGAGTCCGAACGACAAGAACGCTTTGAGCGCGCGTGGGAGGGTGGCCTGCTGTTCGACACGTTCACTGTTTTCGCCGACGTGTTGAGCAATCCCGCGGCCAACCACGAGTTCGCCGAGTTCTTCCGGAACAAGATCCGCTCCATCGTCGACGATCCGCAGACGGCGGCCGATCTGTGCCCAACCGATCACCCCATCGGAACGAAACGGCCCTGCCTGGACACGAACTATTACGCCACTTACAACTTGCCGCACGTGCGCCTGGTCAACGTCCGGAAACATCCGATCCGACAGGTCACGGAAACCGGCATCGATACCGCCGGCGAGTCGTTCACCTTCGACGCGATCGTCTTCGCCACCGGTTTCGACGCCGTGACGGGTGCGATAACGGCCGTCGACTTCAGGGGCCGTAACGACTTGTCGCTGAAGGACAAATGGGCGAACGGGCCGCAGACTTACCTCGGGTTGACCACGGTCGGCTTTCCCAATCTGTTTTTCATCACCGGTCCTGGGAGTCCCTCGGTGCTGTCGAATATGGCCGTGTCGATCGAAACGCACGCGGACTGGGTGCTCGATTGCCTCGGTTACCTGGGTGCGGGCGGCTTCGATGTCATCGAGCCCACCGAAATGGCCGAGGCCGGGTGGACTCAACACGTCAACGACTGCGCCGACATCACCCTCTACCCGGCCGCGAACTCCTGGTACATGGGCGCCAATGTGCCGGGCAAGCCACGGGTTTTCCTGCCCTACTGCGCGGGCGTCGACTTCTATCGCCTCAGCTGCGACGAGGTGGTCGCCCGCGATTACTTGGGCTTCCGGCTGTCTGGTCCCGACGGGTCGCGGTGCACCGACGGAGTGGTGCGCCGGTTGCAACCGGACGTCGAGATGGTCCTCATGGAGGCGGTGGCGCTGGATCTGCCGCCGATGGAATCGATGCCCGTGGCGGATGCCCGTGCGTTCTACGCGCAGATGTCAGAGGCCCTGCCGCCGGGACCGGACGTCGGCGAGATCGTCGACGGTGTGCTGCCAGGCGCTGCAGGCGATTTGGCGTACCGGCTTTACCGGCCGCCGACCCCGGGCCCGCACCCGATCGTCGTGTATTTCCATGGCGGCGGCTATGTTCTGGGCGACGCCATCTCGGATGATCCGCTGTGCCGGGACCTTTGCGTGCGCAGCGGCGCGGCGCTCATCTCGGTGGACTACCGGCATGCGCCCGAGCACCGCTTCCCTGCGGCGGTCGATGACGGCATGGCCGCGGTGCGGTGGGTCGCCGACAACGCCCGGGCGCTCGGCGGCATACCGGGGGAGCTCGCGGTGTGCGGCTGGAGTGCGGGCGGCGGGATCGCGGCGGTGGTATGCCAGCTAGCGCGGGACCTGGGCGGACCGAACATCGTCGGGCAGGTGTTGTTGGCGCCGTGCACGTCCGGCGATACGGTGCGCGCATCCTTCGCCGAGAATGCGGACGGCTATGGGCTGACGACGCCTTTGATGCAGTGGTTCTACGACCACTACATCGACGTGGCGGATCGCAGCGATCCCCGCTTCGCGCCCTTGCTTGCCGCCGATCTGTCCGGGCTGCCGCCGGCGATCGTCGTCACGGCGGAGTTCGATCCCGTGCGTGACGACGGCGAGGCGTACGCCGCCGCGCTCAAAGCGGCCGGCGTCCCGACGAAGTATGTGTGCGCGCGCGGCCACACCCACCAGTCGCCGGCGATGGTCGACGTGGTCATCTCAGGCGCACCGGTACGCGCGCAGATGGCGGACGCCCTGCGCCGATTCTTCGCGGAGACAAGGGTTTCGCAGCCAGCGTCGTAA
- a CDS encoding DUF732 domain-containing protein translates to MKGTKLATIGGLAAAAIALAAPALASPPPPSDQDAPFKNTVNGFGIYQPQDQLAWLGKITCERIGRGVDGDPYKSANFIQRNLPRGTTQGQAFQFLGAAVDHYCPDQVGFVQRAGTH, encoded by the coding sequence ATGAAGGGAACGAAGCTGGCTACTATCGGCGGCCTGGCCGCCGCCGCCATCGCGTTGGCCGCGCCGGCACTGGCCTCGCCGCCGCCGCCCAGCGACCAGGACGCCCCGTTCAAGAACACGGTCAACGGCTTCGGCATCTATCAGCCGCAGGACCAGCTGGCGTGGTTGGGCAAGATCACCTGCGAGCGGATCGGCAGGGGCGTGGACGGCGACCCGTACAAGTCGGCCAATTTCATTCAGCGCAACCTCCCGCGGGGTACCACGCAGGGGCAGGCGTTCCAGTTCCTCGGGGCCGCGGTGGACCACTACTGCCCCGACCAGGTCGGCTTCGTGCAGCGGGCCGGTACCCACTAG
- a CDS encoding demethylmenaquinone methyltransferase, with protein MSRAALDKDPRDVASMFDGVARRYDVTNTVLSLGQDRYWRKATRSALDIGPGQQVLDLAAGTAVSTVELQKSGAWCVAADFSVGMLAAGAARDVPKVAADATRLPFGDDVFDAVTISFGLRNVVDPKAALREMARVTRPGGRLVVCEFSTPTNALFATAYKEYLMRALPRVARAVSSNPDAYVYLAESIRAWPDQANLAREIAGAGWAAVRWRNLTGGIVALHAGYKPLR; from the coding sequence ATGAGTCGCGCGGCCTTGGACAAGGACCCCCGGGACGTCGCGTCGATGTTCGACGGCGTGGCCCGCCGCTACGACGTGACCAACACCGTGCTGTCGCTGGGTCAGGACCGGTACTGGCGGAAAGCCACCCGGTCGGCGCTGGACATCGGGCCGGGCCAGCAGGTGCTGGACCTCGCCGCGGGCACGGCGGTATCCACCGTCGAGCTGCAGAAGTCCGGGGCATGGTGTGTGGCGGCCGACTTCTCGGTGGGGATGCTCGCGGCGGGTGCGGCTCGCGACGTGCCGAAGGTCGCCGCCGACGCGACCCGGCTGCCGTTTGGTGACGACGTATTCGACGCCGTCACAATCAGTTTCGGGTTGCGCAACGTCGTCGACCCGAAGGCGGCGCTGCGTGAGATGGCTCGGGTCACCCGGCCGGGCGGCCGATTGGTGGTGTGCGAATTCTCCACGCCGACCAATGCGCTGTTCGCCACCGCCTACAAGGAGTACTTGATGCGGGCGCTGCCGCGGGTGGCGCGCGCGGTGTCCAGCAACCCGGACGCGTACGTGTACCTCGCGGAGTCGATCAGGGCCTGGCCCGACCAGGCAAACCTGGCGCGCGAAATCGCGGGGGCCGGATGGGCGGCGGTGCGGTGGCGCAACCTGACCGGCGGAATCGTCGCCCTACACGCGGGCTACAAGCCGCTGCGCTGA
- a CDS encoding cysteine peptidase family C39 domain-containing protein, translating to MKGWGRAIPYIAQAEMADCGAAALAMALGYHGRHVSLAEMHEATGTGRDGVDALRLAWTST from the coding sequence GTGAAGGGGTGGGGGCGCGCGATCCCCTATATCGCGCAAGCAGAGATGGCCGACTGCGGTGCCGCCGCGCTTGCCATGGCGCTCGGCTATCACGGCCGCCACGTTTCGCTCGCCGAGATGCACGAGGCCACCGGGACCGGGCGCGACGGTGTCGACGCCCTGCGGCTCGCCTGGACGTCGACATGA
- the menJ gene encoding menaquinone reductase, which yields MSVETKADLVVVGAGPAGSAAAAWAARAGGDVLVIDSASFPRDKPCGDGLTPRAVAECERLGLGDWLDTRIRHRGLRMSGFGGEVEVGWPGPSFPSTGSAVARVELDDRIRKVAEDSGARMMLGTKAVAVHHDSSRRVVSLTLADGTEVGCRQLIVADGARSSLGRKLGRRWHQETVYGVAARGYLASARADDPWLTSHLELRSPDGAVLPGYGWIFPLGNGEVNIGVGALSTSKRPADLALRPLINYYTDLRRDEWGFDGPPRAVSSALLPMGGAVSGVAGPNWMLIGDAAACVNPLNGEGIDYGMETGRLAAQLLDCRDLSRVWPALLQEHYGRGFSVARRLALLLTFQRFLPATGPIAMRSPRLMTIAVRVMANLVTDDDADWVARAWRGAGRLSRLVDRRVPFS from the coding sequence GTGAGCGTGGAGACCAAAGCCGACCTGGTGGTCGTCGGCGCCGGACCGGCCGGCTCGGCGGCCGCCGCGTGGGCGGCACGCGCCGGCGGCGACGTGCTGGTCATCGACTCCGCGAGCTTTCCGCGGGACAAGCCATGCGGTGACGGGCTGACGCCGCGCGCGGTCGCCGAGTGCGAGCGCCTCGGGCTGGGCGACTGGCTGGACACCCGCATCCGGCATCGGGGCCTGCGGATGAGCGGGTTCGGCGGCGAGGTGGAAGTCGGCTGGCCGGGCCCGTCGTTTCCCTCGACCGGCAGTGCGGTGGCCCGAGTCGAGTTGGACGATCGGATCCGCAAGGTCGCCGAGGATTCCGGCGCCCGGATGATGTTGGGCACGAAAGCCGTTGCCGTACATCATGACTCGTCCAGGCGCGTGGTGTCGCTGACGTTGGCCGACGGCACGGAGGTGGGCTGCCGGCAGCTGATCGTGGCCGACGGGGCCCGGTCTTCGCTGGGCCGCAAGCTGGGGCGGCGTTGGCACCAGGAGACGGTGTACGGCGTCGCGGCCCGCGGCTATCTGGCCTCTGCGCGCGCCGACGACCCGTGGCTGACGTCACATCTGGAGCTGCGCTCCCCCGACGGCGCGGTGCTGCCGGGCTACGGCTGGATCTTCCCGCTCGGCAACGGCGAGGTGAACATCGGTGTCGGGGCGTTGTCGACATCGAAACGGCCGGCCGACCTGGCGCTGCGACCGCTGATCAACTACTACACCGACCTGCGCCGCGACGAGTGGGGCTTCGACGGGCCGCCGCGGGCCGTGTCGTCGGCGTTGCTGCCGATGGGCGGCGCGGTGTCCGGGGTGGCCGGGCCCAACTGGATGCTGATCGGCGACGCCGCGGCCTGCGTCAACCCGTTGAATGGCGAGGGCATCGACTACGGGATGGAGACGGGGCGGCTGGCCGCCCAGCTGCTGGACTGCCGCGACCTGTCGCGGGTGTGGCCGGCGCTGCTGCAGGAGCACTACGGCCGGGGGTTCTCGGTCGCCCGAAGGCTGGCGCTGCTGCTGACGTTCCAGCGGTTCCTGCCCGCGACGGGGCCGATCGCGATGCGCTCCCCGAGGCTGATGACGATCGCCGTGCGGGTGATGGCCAACCTCGTCACCGACGATGACGCCGACTGGGTGGCGCGGGCCTGGCGGGGCGCCGGACGGCTGTCCCGGCTGGTCGATCGCCGGGTGCCGTTCAGTTAA
- a CDS encoding RNA polymerase sigma factor gives MTFTTTLPNRPIVSDADLARAAAAGDRAALAAIYNRYAAPLHAYCVGMLRDRHAASDCVQEVFCTATTELPKLRDADKLRPWLYAIARRSALRALSERRREAASDELPDNAATGPGPFTLTAQNELRQLIAQAAGGLSERDRHVLELAYRRGMTGAELAQTLGMSYDSTKKLLQRLRDTIERSLGALLVARRAPRNGCPRLAAELSGWDEQFTVLMRKRIARHIESCSTCDEYRRSALNAVAMLGGGVLDKVS, from the coding sequence ATGACTTTCACGACCACACTGCCGAACCGCCCCATCGTGAGCGACGCCGACCTCGCCCGCGCGGCGGCGGCCGGCGATCGCGCGGCGTTGGCCGCGATCTACAACCGCTACGCCGCCCCACTGCACGCCTACTGCGTCGGCATGCTGCGCGATCGGCACGCGGCCTCTGACTGCGTGCAAGAGGTCTTCTGCACCGCGACGACGGAGTTGCCGAAGCTTCGTGACGCGGACAAGCTCAGGCCGTGGCTCTACGCCATCGCCCGTCGCAGCGCGCTGCGCGCCCTGTCCGAACGCCGCCGCGAGGCCGCCTCCGACGAGTTGCCCGACAATGCGGCCACCGGTCCGGGGCCGTTTACGCTCACGGCCCAGAACGAACTCCGTCAACTGATCGCCCAGGCGGCCGGCGGATTGTCCGAGCGCGACCGCCACGTGCTGGAGCTCGCCTACCGCCGTGGCATGACCGGAGCCGAGCTCGCGCAGACGCTCGGCATGAGCTATGACTCGACCAAGAAGCTGCTGCAGCGGCTGCGCGACACCATCGAACGCTCGTTGGGGGCGCTGTTGGTGGCCCGCCGCGCTCCCCGGAACGGATGCCCGCGCCTGGCCGCGGAGCTGTCCGGCTGGGACGAACAGTTCACCGTCCTGATGCGGAAACGCATTGCGCGCCATATCGAGTCGTGCTCCACATGCGACGAATACCGCCGCAGCGCCCTCAACGCCGTCGCCATGCTCGGCGGCGGGGTGCTCGACAAGGTCTCCTAG
- a CDS encoding ATP-binding protein, whose translation MRVSAGDPPSGVVTFLFTDIEGSTRRWEADAGAMRIALAVHDAVLRSAIGGHGGFMFKHTGDGVCAAFSSPRSAVDAAVAAQQQLELPVRMGLATGEADLRDGDYLGAVLNRAARVMAAGHGGQILLADSTAGLITGVDLIDLGPRRLRDLPTPLHLFQVQASGLRSEFPALRALDSSPGNLRPQATSFIGRESEAAKVQAAVKAHRLVTLTGVGGVGKTRLATEVAVRLADEFPDGAWFFELAAVTDPAAVADAVAAVLGITQQPGKTVTESVASALEGRVRLLVFDNCEHVVDSVADLVEAILGASATVTILATSREGLGVSEEQLWRVPSLDVNSGADSAAVTLFVDRARSVVTDFSLTQPDAMDAVVEICRRLDGIPLAIELAASRMASMTAGEVRDRLDQRFRLLVGARRGLSRHQTLRHAVAWSYEHLDEAEKVLLERCSVFAGGFDLQSACAVMGSGDDYAVLDLLDALVHKSLLVADRSSGRTRYSMLETIRQFAEDQLVARGEAFEIRAAHSRYFAGREADIMALWDSPRQHEAYAWFSVELANLRTAFRWAADQADLDTAAAIAAYAALLGALVANYEPMAWAEELIEPARALDHPRLATLYVNAAQCYWTGRIEEAVGHADAGQTVIDGGGQVQIGAEGALTAVYPFIGQPERNVDWCRAQLARGRDTHTVTQAMLVVGLAVAGAGAEARAAANGLVYAAEATHNPWALANALYAYGFAFRDADPARALEALRRGLVIAQDSGSRAAESLLATVLSRLEADHGDPVAALDHITLAIRNFHDAGNVAYIRFALATLAVLLDRRGRLKPAAIIAGFAFDPLNASEVSTAITHLRDVLGNQSYESLTRKGEAMTIAEMVTYAYEQIDQARMDLNAVSE comes from the coding sequence GTGCGGGTGTCCGCAGGGGACCCGCCTTCTGGGGTGGTGACGTTTCTGTTCACCGACATCGAGGGTTCGACCCGTCGGTGGGAGGCCGACGCGGGCGCTATGCGGATCGCCCTCGCCGTTCATGACGCGGTGCTGCGCTCTGCGATCGGCGGGCACGGCGGCTTCATGTTCAAGCACACCGGCGACGGTGTGTGTGCCGCGTTCTCATCGCCCAGGAGTGCCGTTGATGCCGCAGTCGCCGCGCAGCAGCAGCTGGAACTGCCGGTGCGGATGGGGCTGGCGACCGGCGAAGCCGATCTGAGAGACGGCGATTATCTCGGAGCGGTTCTGAATCGGGCCGCACGGGTGATGGCCGCCGGACACGGCGGTCAGATCCTCTTGGCCGACTCGACGGCGGGTCTTATCACCGGCGTCGATCTCATCGATCTGGGACCCCGCCGGTTGCGGGATCTCCCGACTCCGCTTCACCTGTTCCAGGTCCAAGCCTCCGGCCTGCGCTCGGAATTTCCCGCGTTGCGTGCACTTGATTCGAGTCCCGGAAATCTACGCCCCCAGGCGACCAGCTTCATCGGCCGCGAGTCCGAGGCCGCAAAGGTTCAAGCCGCTGTGAAGGCTCATCGCCTCGTGACGTTGACCGGGGTGGGCGGGGTCGGAAAGACGCGCCTGGCAACCGAGGTGGCGGTGCGGCTGGCTGATGAGTTCCCCGACGGGGCTTGGTTTTTCGAGCTGGCCGCCGTCACCGACCCCGCGGCGGTCGCCGACGCGGTGGCGGCGGTGTTGGGGATTACCCAGCAACCGGGAAAAACAGTGACCGAGTCGGTGGCGTCCGCGTTGGAGGGCAGAGTCCGGCTGTTGGTGTTCGACAACTGCGAGCACGTTGTCGACAGTGTCGCGGACCTGGTCGAGGCGATCCTCGGCGCCTCGGCGACGGTGACGATCCTGGCGACCAGCCGCGAAGGGTTGGGCGTCAGCGAAGAACAGTTGTGGCGCGTCCCGTCGCTTGACGTCAACTCGGGAGCCGATTCCGCCGCGGTGACACTTTTCGTCGACCGTGCCCGAAGCGTCGTCACGGACTTCTCGCTAACGCAGCCCGACGCGATGGACGCGGTGGTGGAAATCTGCCGCAGGCTGGATGGGATCCCGTTGGCAATCGAGCTGGCGGCCTCGCGGATGGCATCCATGACCGCCGGTGAAGTGCGAGACCGTCTTGATCAGCGGTTCCGGCTGCTGGTCGGCGCCCGGCGTGGCCTGTCCCGCCACCAAACCCTGCGCCATGCGGTGGCATGGTCCTACGAGCACCTCGATGAGGCGGAAAAGGTGCTGCTGGAGCGGTGCTCGGTGTTCGCCGGGGGATTCGACCTCCAAAGCGCCTGTGCGGTCATGGGTTCCGGTGACGACTATGCCGTCCTCGACCTGCTCGACGCCCTGGTGCACAAATCGCTGCTGGTCGCCGACCGGTCGTCGGGGCGGACCCGATATTCGATGCTCGAAACGATCCGCCAGTTCGCCGAGGACCAACTCGTCGCTCGCGGGGAAGCGTTCGAGATCCGGGCCGCCCACTCGAGGTACTTCGCCGGACGTGAAGCCGACATCATGGCCCTGTGGGACAGCCCCCGCCAACATGAGGCCTACGCCTGGTTCAGCGTCGAGCTGGCCAATCTGCGCACCGCGTTTCGGTGGGCCGCGGACCAAGCCGATCTGGACACCGCTGCCGCCATCGCCGCCTATGCGGCGCTCCTCGGCGCTCTGGTCGCCAATTATGAGCCAATGGCCTGGGCCGAGGAGCTCATCGAGCCCGCCCGCGCCCTCGACCATCCCCGGCTCGCGACGCTGTACGTGAACGCGGCACAGTGCTACTGGACTGGCCGGATCGAGGAGGCTGTCGGCCATGCCGACGCCGGCCAGACAGTGATCGATGGTGGCGGCCAGGTGCAGATCGGCGCCGAGGGCGCGCTCACCGCTGTCTACCCGTTCATCGGCCAGCCCGAACGAAACGTCGACTGGTGCCGCGCCCAGCTCGCACGCGGCCGCGACACCCATACGGTCACCCAGGCGATGCTGGTGGTCGGACTGGCGGTCGCCGGGGCCGGTGCGGAAGCGAGGGCCGCCGCTAACGGGCTGGTCTACGCCGCCGAAGCCACCCACAACCCGTGGGCGCTCGCGAACGCGCTCTACGCCTACGGCTTCGCCTTCCGCGACGCTGACCCCGCCCGCGCGCTAGAAGCGCTGCGCCGGGGACTGGTGATCGCCCAAGACAGCGGTAGCCGCGCGGCCGAATCACTGCTGGCAACCGTTTTGTCTCGGCTTGAGGCCGATCACGGCGACCCGGTGGCGGCCCTAGATCACATCACTCTGGCAATTCGCAACTTCCACGACGCTGGCAATGTCGCATATATCCGTTTCGCCCTGGCGACTCTCGCGGTACTCCTCGACCGCCGCGGGCGCCTCAAACCGGCGGCCATCATCGCCGGTTTCGCATTCGATCCCCTCAACGCATCGGAAGTCAGCACCGCTATCACCCACCTGCGCGATGTTCTAGGCAACCAAAGCTACGAATCGCTCACCCGCAAGGGAGAAGCGATGACCATCGCCGAAATGGTGACGTACGCATATGAGCAAATCGACCAAGCCCGAATGGACCTGAACGCCGTCTCGGAATAG
- a CDS encoding SDR family oxidoreductase, giving the protein MTEKVWFITGTSRGFGRAWTIAALERGDKVAATARNTASLDDLAEKYGDALLPIRLDVTDRDADFAAVKQAHDHFGRLDIVVNNAGYGQFGFVEELSERDARDQIETNVFGALWITQAALPYLRAQRSGHIIQVSSIGGITAFPLVGMYHASKWALEGFSQALAQEVAPFGVHVTLIEPGGFDTDWAGDSARHADPLPAYDDVRAAVQAERSKRWASPGNPEASAAALLKVVDAEKPPLRVFFGASPLETAKADYENRLRTWAKWQPVAELAQG; this is encoded by the coding sequence GTGACTGAAAAAGTTTGGTTTATCACCGGTACATCGCGCGGTTTCGGACGGGCATGGACGATCGCGGCGCTGGAGCGCGGCGACAAAGTGGCGGCCACGGCCCGCAACACGGCCTCACTCGACGACCTGGCCGAGAAATACGGCGACGCGCTGCTGCCGATCCGGTTGGACGTCACGGATCGAGACGCCGACTTCGCCGCGGTCAAGCAGGCGCACGACCACTTCGGGCGCCTGGACATCGTGGTGAACAACGCCGGCTACGGGCAGTTCGGGTTCGTCGAAGAGCTCTCCGAGCGTGACGCACGCGACCAGATCGAAACGAACGTCTTTGGGGCGCTGTGGATCACCCAGGCCGCGCTGCCGTACCTGCGCGCGCAGCGCAGCGGGCACATCATCCAGGTGTCCTCGATCGGGGGCATCACCGCGTTCCCCTTGGTCGGCATGTACCACGCGTCCAAGTGGGCGCTCGAGGGCTTCTCACAGGCGCTGGCGCAGGAGGTCGCCCCGTTCGGGGTGCACGTCACGCTGATCGAGCCGGGCGGTTTCGACACCGACTGGGCGGGAGATTCCGCCAGGCACGCCGATCCGCTGCCGGCCTACGACGACGTTCGCGCCGCCGTGCAGGCCGAGCGCAGCAAGCGCTGGGCCAGCCCGGGCAACCCGGAGGCATCCGCCGCGGCGCTCCTGAAGGTCGTCGACGCCGAAAAGCCGCCACTGCGAGTGTTTTTCGGCGCGTCCCCGCTGGAAACGGCCAAGGCCGACTATGAGAACCGGCTACGCACCTGGGCGAAATGGCAGCCGGTCGCCGAGCTCGCGCAGGGCTGA
- a CDS encoding FHA domain-containing protein produces MSSHLEVWKPSGRELIALSGERMTLGKALTNAVSLEHDPTVSRVHAVLENFGQAWSVRDLGSRNGTYVNGEKIAAERILRSGDELRLGSSRLIFWMTRGAGEAPGEQETETGKSILRPPRMTQRELDVLKVLCRPFVSDDPFPEPASVRQMAQELFVTEAAVKQHLQHLYDKFGINADGDRRVRLANAAIRLGAVNRSMLRERRPRQR; encoded by the coding sequence ATGTCTTCCCACTTGGAGGTTTGGAAACCATCGGGACGGGAGCTGATCGCGCTGAGCGGTGAACGAATGACCCTCGGCAAGGCCTTGACCAATGCCGTGTCATTGGAGCACGACCCGACCGTGTCCCGCGTGCACGCCGTCTTGGAGAACTTCGGGCAAGCGTGGTCCGTGCGGGATCTAGGTAGCCGCAATGGGACCTATGTCAACGGAGAAAAGATCGCCGCAGAACGGATCCTGCGTTCTGGAGACGAATTACGGCTCGGCAGTTCACGGTTGATCTTCTGGATGACAAGGGGGGCCGGCGAAGCGCCGGGTGAGCAAGAAACCGAAACTGGCAAGTCCATCTTGCGACCGCCTCGGATGACCCAGCGCGAGCTCGACGTCCTCAAGGTGTTGTGTCGGCCTTTCGTCTCCGATGACCCGTTTCCCGAGCCCGCGTCGGTTCGTCAGATGGCCCAGGAGCTGTTCGTTACGGAGGCAGCCGTCAAGCAACATCTGCAACACCTGTACGACAAGTTCGGTATCAACGCCGATGGAGATCGTCGAGTCCGGCTGGCCAACGCGGCCATCCGGCTCGGGGCTGTCAACCGCTCCATGCTGCGTGAGCGTCGTCCACGGCAACGGTGA